A stretch of the Amycolatopsis sp. BJA-103 genome encodes the following:
- a CDS encoding SGNH/GDSL hydrolase family protein: MRRTARLVLATLLAVVSLASLGTPASAAESPAFRKYVALGDSYTAGPLIPWQQASWCFRSNNNYPAWLATKLGLYYKPGAFTDVSCSSADTTNMTSPQTVPSPSLALGSVPPQFDALTLDTDLVTIGIGGNDYSVFGSLIGTCPELRDDDPTGSPCKDHFTINGKDTLLAALANTQRNLERVVKGVRERSPAATIVLVGYPRIVPPKGYCPSVVPFADGDYAWADEVERALNKAVSTAARKQGARYVDTYGPSRGHDACSGDAAWVSGKDTNLFRAVAYHPYAAGMKAEADLVFKALGGTTAASTKAPDARNATTSDELQRKAAAAGLVPRT, from the coding sequence ATGCGCCGTACCGCCCGACTTGTCCTCGCCACGCTGCTGGCTGTCGTCTCCCTAGCGAGTTTGGGGACGCCGGCGAGTGCTGCGGAGAGCCCCGCCTTCCGCAAGTACGTCGCCCTCGGCGACTCGTACACCGCGGGCCCGCTGATCCCGTGGCAGCAGGCGAGCTGGTGCTTCCGGTCGAACAACAACTATCCGGCCTGGCTGGCCACCAAGCTAGGGCTCTACTACAAGCCGGGCGCGTTCACCGACGTCAGCTGCTCGTCGGCGGACACCACGAACATGACCAGCCCGCAGACGGTGCCCTCGCCGAGCCTGGCGCTGGGCAGCGTGCCGCCGCAGTTCGACGCGCTGACCCTGGACACGGACCTGGTGACCATCGGCATCGGCGGCAACGACTACAGCGTCTTCGGCAGCCTGATCGGCACCTGCCCCGAGCTGCGCGACGACGACCCGACCGGCTCGCCGTGCAAGGACCACTTCACGATCAACGGCAAGGACACCCTGCTCGCGGCGCTCGCGAACACCCAGCGCAACCTCGAACGCGTCGTCAAGGGGGTCCGTGAGCGGTCACCGGCCGCCACCATCGTGCTGGTCGGCTACCCGAGGATCGTGCCGCCGAAGGGCTACTGCCCCAGCGTGGTCCCGTTCGCCGACGGCGACTACGCCTGGGCCGACGAGGTCGAACGCGCGCTCAACAAGGCCGTCTCCACCGCCGCCCGCAAGCAGGGCGCCCGCTACGTCGACACCTACGGCCCGAGCCGCGGCCACGACGCCTGCTCCGGTGACGCGGCGTGGGTCAGCGGCAAGGACACCAACCTCTTCCGCGCGGTCGCGTACCACCCGTACGCGGCGGGAATGAAGGCCGAAGCCGACCTGGTCTTCAAGGCGCTGGGCGGCACCACCGCCGCGTCCACGAAGGCGCCGGACGCGCGGAACGCGACCACTTCGGACGAACTCCAGCGGAAGGCCGCCGCGGCGGGACTTGTGCCGCGGACCTAG
- a CDS encoding TetR/AcrR family transcriptional regulator, which translates to MTGTRERIVNAGAELLRRNGYTGTGVKQIVEAAKAPFGSLYHFFPGGKEQLGEEVIRTSGMMYLALFEIFFAEEPDLIHGIEACFASAAETLQVTDYADACPIATVALEVASTNEKLRIATADVFTAWIETGTEKLGKYGLEPAAARQLTIALVNSLEGAFVLSRSLRNTEALEVAGVSSVALARTLLPDA; encoded by the coding sequence GTGACAGGAACACGGGAACGCATCGTGAACGCCGGCGCCGAGCTGCTGAGGCGCAACGGGTACACCGGCACCGGGGTCAAGCAGATCGTCGAGGCCGCGAAAGCACCGTTCGGCTCGCTCTACCACTTCTTCCCCGGCGGCAAGGAGCAACTCGGCGAGGAGGTCATCCGCACCTCCGGGATGATGTACCTCGCGCTGTTCGAGATCTTCTTCGCCGAAGAGCCGGACCTGATCCACGGGATCGAAGCGTGCTTCGCGAGCGCGGCCGAGACACTCCAGGTCACCGACTACGCCGACGCGTGCCCCATCGCGACGGTCGCGCTGGAGGTCGCGAGCACCAACGAGAAGCTGCGGATCGCGACGGCCGACGTCTTCACCGCGTGGATCGAGACGGGCACCGAGAAGCTGGGCAAGTACGGCCTCGAACCCGCGGCGGCGCGACAGCTCACGATCGCGTTGGTGAACAGTCTCGAAGGGGCTTTCGTGTTGAGCCGATCGCTGCGTAACACCGAAGCGCTCGAGGTCGCGGGGGTTTCGTCGGTCGCGTTGGCGCGCACGCTGCTCCCCGATGCGTGA
- a CDS encoding allophanate hydrolase-related protein, producing MVLMFLNGGGMRGGPLHEQLQGAPLCCVARSAPKYHYFSVGDRFPAMYEGGSGSVVGEVYDLPLAVLRDHLVPAEPPELELGVIELEDGAACLATVLRSSFVDSDELTDISGVGDWRAYLASR from the coding sequence GTGGTTCTGATGTTCCTCAACGGCGGCGGGATGCGCGGCGGTCCGCTGCACGAACAGTTGCAGGGCGCGCCGTTGTGCTGCGTGGCCCGATCCGCGCCGAAGTATCACTACTTCTCGGTGGGGGACCGGTTTCCGGCGATGTACGAAGGCGGTTCCGGCTCCGTGGTCGGGGAGGTCTACGACCTGCCGCTCGCGGTCCTGCGGGACCACCTCGTCCCCGCCGAGCCGCCGGAACTGGAACTGGGCGTCATCGAACTGGAGGACGGCGCGGCCTGCCTCGCGACCGTGCTGCGTTCGTCCTTTGTAGACTCCGACGAGCTGACGGACATCTCCGGCGTGGGGGACTGGCGGGCCTACCTGGCGTCCCGCTAG